The DNA window GGCAGCGACGCCCGAGCAGGCCATCGACACCAGCTACCTTCGCAAGGCGTATGCCAGGCTTGGGATGAAGTGGGACGACAGCAAGGAGGTTAGCCAGTGAGCGTCGCGGTTACGCAAGGTGCTGTCCATGTCGACGTGAGGCGGATCAGTCAGCGCTTTCGCTCGGGACGTCAGGGTGACCTTTTGGCGCTTGATCGCGTCGACCTGCAGGCGAGGCGCGGCGAGTTCGTCAGCATCGTCGGCCCAAGTGGGTGCGGCAAGTCGACCTTGCTCTATATCGTCGCGGGTCTCCTGCAGGCCAGCGACGGACAAGTACTGGTTGACGACAAGCCGATCCATGGGCCGCATCCGGACCGCGGCCTGGTGCTGCAGAATTCCAGCATCTTTCCTTGGCGGACGGTGGAGGAGAACGTAGCGTTCGGCCCGCAGATGAGTGGACTGCCGGAGAGCGAACGCCGTTCGCTGGTGGCGCACTATCTCGACATGGTGGGTCTTACCAAATTCGCTGGCTTCTATCCCCGCGAGCTCTCCGGCGGCATGAAGCAGCGCATCGCGATCGCGCAGATGCTGGCCTGCGGGCCCAGCGTGTTCCTGATGGACGAGCCATTCGGCGCGCTGGACTCGCTGTCGCGCGAGGTGCTGCAGGATCAGTTGCTGCAGCTCTGGGAGCGCGATCGCAAGACGGTGCTGTTCGTCACCCACAGCATCGATGAAGCGGTGCTGCTGTCCGACCGCATCGTCATTATGTCGCCGCTGCCGGGCCGGGTGAAGGAGATCGTGGAGGTCAATCTGCCACGGCCGCGGCAGGAGACCCGCGCGCTGCCGGAGTTCGGACGCTTGCGCAACCACATCTGGTCGGCGATTCGCCAAGAAACCATGGAGGCCATTGGATGACCATCCTGACCACATCCGATCGAGCTCCGCGAACCGGAGCGGGCGGGGAGGGCGCCGCATCCGCCGTTCCGTCCACTGCCCATACGCCGACTCCGACCGGGAGCAAGACCTGGAACAGGCTCTCGGCAGTCGCGCGTTATTATCCGGTGTTTCTGATCTTTCTGATCTGGGAAGTGCTGTCGCGGCTAAACGTGCTCGACCCCATGTTCATGCCGCCGCTGGAGGATGTGGCGCGGACGTTCTATCAGCAGGTCTTCGTCACCCACGAACTGCTCAGCCATATCGAAGTGAGTTTCATGCGGGCTGGCATGGGGCTCGGACTTGCCGCGGTGGTCGGCATCGCCGCCGGGATCCTGATGGGGCGAATCCGCGCGGTCGAGAGCTTTCTCGATCCGCTGATCTCGGCCTTGTTCCCGACGCCGAAGCTCGCGCTGTTCCCACTGATGATGATCTTTTTGGGGATTGGGGACGCTTCGAAGATCGCGCTGATCTTTCTTGGCTGTTTCTTCCCTATCGTCATCAACACCTATACGGGCGTCAAGAACGTCGACAAATTCTTCGTCTGGAACGCGCTGACCAAGGGCGCCAGCCAGCGCCAACTCATCTGGCATGTGATCATCCCGGCGTCGCTTCCGTTCGTGTTTGCGGGCCTTCGGGTGGCAACGTCGACGGCGTTCCTGTTGATTGTCGCCTCCGAACTGATCGCCGCCAATGATGGCCTCGGCTATCTCATCATGTTTGCTGAGCGCTCGTTCGATCCGGCACTGATGTGGTGCGGCATCCTGGTGATCGCCGGCATGGGCTTTGCCGTCGATCGGCTGCTGCTGGCGCTCGGCGCGCGGTTGTTCGTCTGGCAGGATAAATAAACAAAAATAAATGGGAGCTAACTATGGCTGAAGGCGCATCGGAAACATCGCAAGCAAGTTCACAAGTCACCGCGATCGGGCTGCAGATGAAAACCGTCGGTGGCATGAAATACCGCCGGGTCGGGAAATCCGGACTGACGGTTTCCGAGATGGGCATCGGCTGCTTCTCCTTCGGCGACTTCGTCGAGGAGAAGGCCGCGGCAGCCGTCGTGCATTATGCGCTGGGCCAGGGCATCAACTATTTCGACACCGCCGACAGCTACGGGATCGGCGCATCCGAGGAAAAGCTCGGCGCAGCTTTGGTTGGCCGCCGCGAGAAGGCTGTGATCGCCACCAAGTTCTCCAACCGCATGGACCTCGGCCCGAACGATATCGGAACCTCGCGCCTGCATATTGTGCGGGCCTGCGAGGCGAGTCTGCGCCGGCTCAAGACAGACTACATCGATCTCTATCAGGTGCACTGGCCGGACCGGCTGACGCCGATCGAGGAGACGTTGCGGGCGCTCGACGATCTGGTCCGCGCCGGCAAGGTGCGATACCTCGGCGTTGCCAATTTCTTCGAATGGGAGATCTGCGAGGCGCAGTGGACCGCCGAGAAGTACAACCTGCAAAAGTTCATCTCGGCGCAGGATCACTATAGCCTGCTGTACCGCGATATCGAAAAGCGCATGGAGCCGTTCTGCGTCAAATACGGCATCGGTATGAATTCGTACTTTCCGCTGGCGGGCGGATTGCTGACCGGCATGTACAAGCGCGATGCGGCCGCGACTCCCGGCACGCGTGCTGCCGCAAGTCCGAATTATGCGGCGTGGAACAGTAAGCGAAATTGGGATGTGCAGGAGAATCTCAAGACGTTTGCAGAGTCGCGGGGATGGACGCTGCCGCAGATGTCGCTGGCATGGCTGTTGTCGCGGCCGGCGATGTCGACCATCATCGCCGGAGCCGACAAGCCCGAACACATCGCTCAGAACATCAAGGCGCTGGAAATCAAATTCACGCCGGATGACTTGATCGAGATCGACCGCCTGACATTGGTGGATGAAGACCGCAACGTGGCGCCAGTTTACCGCAAACTGCGGCCTGAAAAGGTGCACGAATTTGAGCCGAAGCAAGTCTGGCGCGCGAAGACGCGGCAATAACCTGCTCACGAGGCAATGAATGAAGCCGGATTTAACCAAAATCGGAAGCGGGGCGGGTGCTGTTGCTTCGCCTGCCTAGGGATCGCAAATTAATATCGCCGACGGGGCGCGAAGGGACCGCTCAACTAATAGTCCCAGTCCGGGCCAGCCAAGGCCCGCGTCAGCTGACGAAGAAGTACGTTCAGGTGTTCTTTGTCGGCGGGAGTAAAGTACTTGAACAAGAGCGCCTCGCGTTCGAGCGAAACCCGCAATAGCTTTTCGGAGAGCTCACGTCCCTCGACTGTCAACTTGGCGATTGCGGCGCGACCCCGCGTCCGCGTTTGCTCGACCGAAACGAACTTTCGTTCTTCAAGCAAAGCGAGACTTCGACTAACAGCGGCCTTGTCGAGATCGGCCGCTTCGGACAATTCACCCACATTGAGGAATTCGGTATCCTTGAGCACAATCAATAGGCGCCACTCCACCATGCTGAGATTCCACGCCGTGCGGTAATAGGCGGTGGCGCCGCGATTGAGCCGCGTGCCGACGCTCGATAGCAACACCGCGATGTGTTCTTCCCCGAGTATTCCGCCGATGTGCGACTCTCGCGGCTGTGCCTCGTTGGTCGCCAGTGTCTTGGTGGCAGGCATTCGAAGCGTCTCCTGGCAAGTCAGGAACCCTCCCACCGGATCGATTCCTATCACTTTGATCTAGATCAAATTGCTTGACATATCATTTATTGATCCATCAACATAAGCGCAATGTGGCCGCAGCGCCAAACCCAAAATGTAGAAAAGATCATGGCAGGAGATCACCAAGCGGCCGACGCTGATCGTCCGGCCACATATGCCGGGGCGATCGACTGTGACCTGCATCCCGCATTGCCCGGGATGGGTATGCTGTTGCCGTATCTTGACGATTACTGGCGCGAAATGATCTCGGTTCGCGCGCTCGATCGCCTCAATCTCAGCCTTACGAGCTATCCCCAAAACGCGCCGCTGTCGTGCCGCCCGGACTGGAAGCTCGACCGCGACCAAAAGCCGGGATCGTCGCTGGAAGCGATGCAAGCGCATGTGCTGGATCGTTATCAGGCGCGATTTGGCATTCTCAACTGCCTGTACGGTGCCCAGGTTATGCACAGCGAAGACATGGCCGCCGTGCTCTGCCGCGCCACCAACGATTGGATCCGTGATCATTGGCTCAGTCGGGATCCTCGACTGCGCGCGTCGATTGTGATCACGACGCATAATACCGAGCTTGCGGTTGCCGAAATCGAACGACGCGCCGACGACATGCGGTTCGTGCAGGTGTTGATGCTGGTGTCCGGAGAGGTCACGCTCGGACGCCGGCAGCTCTGGCCGATCTATCGCCTGGCGGAAAAGCTGGGCCTACCCATCGGCGTTCACGCCGGCAGCGCGTATCGCTACGCGCCGACCGCTGTGGGATGGCCATCTTATTATGTCGAAGATTACGTGTCGCAGTCCGCCGCGTTCGAAAATCAATTGCAGAGCATGATCTCCGAAGGCGTGTTCGCTAAGTTCCCCGGACTCAAGGTGGTTGCCATCGAGTCGGGACTGACCTGGTTGAGCGGTTTTATCTGGCGCGCGGACAAGACTTGGAAGGGCGTTCGGGCCGAGGTTCCCTGGGTGACGCGCCGACCTTCGGAAATCGTGCGTGACCATGTCCGCTTCACGGTTCAGCCGGTCGATGCGCCGGATGAGGCGGAAGCGATCCTGCGGCTGATCGAGCACCTAAATTCCGACGAGCTGTTTCTGTTCTCCACGGATTATCCGCATTGGCAGTTCGACGGCGATCGCGTGTTGCCGGACGGACTTTCCGGCGCGTTGTTGAATAAGATCACAAGCGAAAACGCGCTTGCGACCTACCCGCGCCTGGCGAAGGTTGATCATGCCATGGAGATCAGCGTATGAGCATCGTCGAACTTGAGCGAGGCAGTGCCGCCGAATCAAAGTTGCGGGTGATCGATTGCGATATCCATCCCGCGATGACTTCATGGACCGAAGTTCACCCCTATCTGGCCAAGCAATGGATCGAGCATCTCTCGGTCTATGGCAGCCATTTGCGTCATGCCTTTTCGGAAGCGCTGACCCATCCGCGGATGTCGCCGGACGCAGCGCGGGTCGATGCCTATCCCGAGGAGGGCGGTCCGCCTGGCTCTAGTCTGGACCTGATGCGGACCCAGCATCTCGACGCCAACGGCGTCGAAATCGGAATGCTGATTCCTTTGCGCTGGAATCCCGGCAGCCAACGCAATCTGGATTTCGGCGTGGCGCTAACCCAGGCCATGAACAGCTGGCAGGTCGAGCGTTGGGTCAAGAACGAACCACGGCTGCGTGCCTCGGTTCTCGTTGCACAGGAAGATACCGCAGCTTCAGTCGCCGAAATCGATGCGCGGGCAAGCGATCCAAGCTTCACGCAGATCCTGGTTTTACCGCGGACCGATGAGCCGCTCGGCCGGCGCCGCTATTGGCCGATTTTTGAAGCGGCGGTGCGTAACGATTTACCGATCGCCGTCCATGTCGGCGGCACCAATGGGCATCCGTCCACCGGGGGAGGGTGGCCGTCTTATTATATGGAAGAGCACCATGCGGTGGCGCAGACCATGCAAGCGGTCCTGACAAGTCTGGTGTTCGAGGGCGTATTCGAGCGGTTTCCGAAACTTCGCGTCGTGATCATGGAAGGCGGGCTGGGTTGGATCCCGTCGCTGACGGCGCGAATGGACAAGCATTGGTTGCGGCTGCGCAGCGAAGTGCCCCATTTGAAGCGACCGCCTTCCGAATATATCCGCGAGCAGGTCTGGTTCACCACCCAGCCGATGGAAGAGCCGGGCCGGGCCGCCCATCTGATCGATCTGTTCGATCGGATCGGCTGGGATCGTCTGCTGTTCTCGACCGATTATCCCCATTGGGACTTCGACGATCCACGTTACGCCTTCAAGGCGCCACTCAGCGACGCGCAACGCGACCAGCTTCTCTATCGAAACGCACGGGCGTTTTACGGATTCCGCTGATGGCGCGGCACGTCGTGGCAATGGTTGACGATATTCCACCCGGCAAGCGCAAACTTGTGAGCGTGAAGGGCCGCGAGATCGGAATCTTCAACGTCGGCGGCGAGTATTTCGCGGTCGGAAATCGCTGCCCGCATGAAGGCGCGTCCTTGTGCAAGGGGCGCATCGTCGGTCTCGTGGAATCCAGCGAGCCGGGGTCTTACCAGTTCAGCCGCCGCGGCGAATTATTGCGCTGTCCATGGCATGGATGGGAATTCGATCTAAGAACGGGAAAATCATGGTGCGAACCGGATCGTACCAAAGTTCGCAGCTTCGAGCTGAAAGTAGAATCCGGCGGGGCGTTGGTCGAAGGCGAGTTGCAAGCAGA is part of the Bradyrhizobium canariense genome and encodes:
- a CDS encoding ABC transporter permease: MTILTTSDRAPRTGAGGEGAASAVPSTAHTPTPTGSKTWNRLSAVARYYPVFLIFLIWEVLSRLNVLDPMFMPPLEDVARTFYQQVFVTHELLSHIEVSFMRAGMGLGLAAVVGIAAGILMGRIRAVESFLDPLISALFPTPKLALFPLMMIFLGIGDASKIALIFLGCFFPIVINTYTGVKNVDKFFVWNALTKGASQRQLIWHVIIPASLPFVFAGLRVATSTAFLLIVASELIAANDGLGYLIMFAERSFDPALMWCGILVIAGMGFAVDRLLLALGARLFVWQDK
- a CDS encoding amidohydrolase family protein; translated protein: MSIVELERGSAAESKLRVIDCDIHPAMTSWTEVHPYLAKQWIEHLSVYGSHLRHAFSEALTHPRMSPDAARVDAYPEEGGPPGSSLDLMRTQHLDANGVEIGMLIPLRWNPGSQRNLDFGVALTQAMNSWQVERWVKNEPRLRASVLVAQEDTAASVAEIDARASDPSFTQILVLPRTDEPLGRRRYWPIFEAAVRNDLPIAVHVGGTNGHPSTGGGWPSYYMEEHHAVAQTMQAVLTSLVFEGVFERFPKLRVVIMEGGLGWIPSLTARMDKHWLRLRSEVPHLKRPPSEYIREQVWFTTQPMEEPGRAAHLIDLFDRIGWDRLLFSTDYPHWDFDDPRYAFKAPLSDAQRDQLLYRNARAFYGFR
- a CDS encoding Rieske (2Fe-2S) protein, whose amino-acid sequence is MARHVVAMVDDIPPGKRKLVSVKGREIGIFNVGGEYFAVGNRCPHEGASLCKGRIVGLVESSEPGSYQFSRRGELLRCPWHGWEFDLRTGKSWCEPDRTKVRSFELKVESGGALVEGELQAETFPVSIEKQYVVIEV
- a CDS encoding ABC transporter ATP-binding protein, producing the protein MRRISQRFRSGRQGDLLALDRVDLQARRGEFVSIVGPSGCGKSTLLYIVAGLLQASDGQVLVDDKPIHGPHPDRGLVLQNSSIFPWRTVEENVAFGPQMSGLPESERRSLVAHYLDMVGLTKFAGFYPRELSGGMKQRIAIAQMLACGPSVFLMDEPFGALDSLSREVLQDQLLQLWERDRKTVLFVTHSIDEAVLLSDRIVIMSPLPGRVKEIVEVNLPRPRQETRALPEFGRLRNHIWSAIRQETMEAIG
- a CDS encoding aldo/keto reductase; translated protein: MAEGASETSQASSQVTAIGLQMKTVGGMKYRRVGKSGLTVSEMGIGCFSFGDFVEEKAAAAVVHYALGQGINYFDTADSYGIGASEEKLGAALVGRREKAVIATKFSNRMDLGPNDIGTSRLHIVRACEASLRRLKTDYIDLYQVHWPDRLTPIEETLRALDDLVRAGKVRYLGVANFFEWEICEAQWTAEKYNLQKFISAQDHYSLLYRDIEKRMEPFCVKYGIGMNSYFPLAGGLLTGMYKRDAAATPGTRAAASPNYAAWNSKRNWDVQENLKTFAESRGWTLPQMSLAWLLSRPAMSTIIAGADKPEHIAQNIKALEIKFTPDDLIEIDRLTLVDEDRNVAPVYRKLRPEKVHEFEPKQVWRAKTRQ
- a CDS encoding MarR family winged helix-turn-helix transcriptional regulator; translation: MPATKTLATNEAQPRESHIGGILGEEHIAVLLSSVGTRLNRGATAYYRTAWNLSMVEWRLLIVLKDTEFLNVGELSEAADLDKAAVSRSLALLEERKFVSVEQTRTRGRAAIAKLTVEGRELSEKLLRVSLEREALLFKYFTPADKEHLNVLLRQLTRALAGPDWDY
- a CDS encoding amidohydrolase family protein, whose product is MAGDHQAADADRPATYAGAIDCDLHPALPGMGMLLPYLDDYWREMISVRALDRLNLSLTSYPQNAPLSCRPDWKLDRDQKPGSSLEAMQAHVLDRYQARFGILNCLYGAQVMHSEDMAAVLCRATNDWIRDHWLSRDPRLRASIVITTHNTELAVAEIERRADDMRFVQVLMLVSGEVTLGRRQLWPIYRLAEKLGLPIGVHAGSAYRYAPTAVGWPSYYVEDYVSQSAAFENQLQSMISEGVFAKFPGLKVVAIESGLTWLSGFIWRADKTWKGVRAEVPWVTRRPSEIVRDHVRFTVQPVDAPDEAEAILRLIEHLNSDELFLFSTDYPHWQFDGDRVLPDGLSGALLNKITSENALATYPRLAKVDHAMEISV